CGGCTATGGTGGCAGACGTAATtaaggataataaataattaatatctattaCATAGTTTAATTATGTCTGAAAACCCAGTATTTCCCAGTTTGATCTTAAATTTTCAAGATAgtaattagaaatttaatttcttttatttatactaacatGAAAATATGTAGAAAGGCAAACTGAATGCCTCAGGTATTCTCTACCAGTGGACCATAGAGTGATGCAAAGATAACAAAGTGCTCTTGTGGCTTTCATCGGAATATAGGATGGTAACAAAACTAAGTAGGATTCAGcgtccaaaaatatattcagttatGAGGTTCAATAACCTTAACCTTGAACCCTTATATCTACAAATTAATACCTATATGCTTAGAAGGCAGTAAAACAAGCTTTGGCTAGCATAATATGTTGCATGTCATTCGAGAACGATTAAACTTGTTACCGGTGCCTTAATACTGTTCTCGTTCTCAATAGTGCTTTTACCATCTAGGGCAATAATTAAACCATTTACGAATATGTTATCTTTTGCCTGTTCGACAGAATTTCACTCATATTTCTCTCCCCGTTCAGAAATGAGAAATTTTGGCCCCTAACATTTAAGATTTTCTGAGAGTGATTTATTCTTAAGTCAGCTTCggcagtattttattattatttatcaattattacAGGTACatgttatacttataaataaacttaacttatacatattattagtaGCTCCTCGTAGATTCCATTTACCGGTCTAGAGGGCAAGTTCAAGAAAACAATCATGAGAAATGCAACCTTGAATAGGGAAGGTGTCAAGCTggagtacaaatattttaatggcaGAAAAAAACTGGCGGCGGGGTTCCGGCTAGTAGAGCTCAACAGTCGAGTTGTTGAAATACGACATGATCTTAGGTTCTCCATATTATATATTAGGGAATTCTATCAAAGCTCAGTAAATCTTTGAATAgaaattcgaaatttaaacttaaaacacaCGTAACCTAAATTTGCGTAACTAATTTAACTTAACACACTAAATTGAACCCTCCAAAACTTTGAATAGGAAGCTCGACAAAGCTACATACAAATGTTGGTGTATCCGAACGGatattaattgttatgtttttatgcCGCACTTGCTTTCTCGCTCACACTCTAGAAACCGGCCAATCAAATgtgtgaaataaatatgttgctCTCGTTCATTCGTTTTGGGCTTGCTTTGCTTGCTTGTTGAAGGAGTAAATGAGCTTGAGGCGCTTTATtgcgattaaaattaatttttatttaattttatatgaattaaattaatgtgttaCATATTCAATTCTATCGTATTATGAAGAATGGAATGTACACATTTATTAGATAACGTCAAGGTGGATGATTTCAACGTTGAGGACACGACGATCACAAAGAACTTCAATTGTTCAGGTAAATAGATTATTTTGCTTGTATGCAATAGGCTCTAGCCAGTTTAATAATACAAGTGTCAGTTAAAAGTCGCCGCATTGTATCTATACCGGGAGGTTAGCATGGAAAAATCAATACAACGAACTTTAATAATCAGCTGTTCACGGGGTACGGGAGGGGGGCGCGGCATGGGTGACCGTGACTGACGATGTCGCGTTTCTGACGCGATGGTTAAATAATGCTGTACTACATCATTCCAGGCTATTTTAGACGATAAGCATGCGACCACCATGGGCTCTTAAGGATAGAATTATGGTAATCTTAATTCAGGATCACCCGCAATGCCGTTAAGCTACATACAAAACCTTCAATCGTAGAGCGTTAGCATAAAAGTCTCattaaaaattatcttattaCAACCTTCTTGAACTGGTTCACATTTGTGATGTGTTTGTTTGATATTTGAATGCAGACACGATTATCTCACTATCTACATTTACCTATAAAAAGTAGGTGCTACCTAAATAACAACTGAtaactgtattatttatttttcgttctaGGAAGTATTCATGCATCACCAGCAACTGCATAGGATCGGTTTACTTAATCAAATTTTGTTCTATTCTGATTGTTGTGAATTTCCTCTATACAAAGATGAACTTGTGACTCAAATTGATTGTAgttaaaacaatgtaaataagaatgtttattgtttacaaatttaGCTGACAGCTATTTCTATTGGcaaatgtaaattgtaattggtttttattttagaatgcgCAGTAGAAGATCAGAACTGGTTGTGCCTGCAATGCGGGGTAGTGAACTGTGGCCGATATATCAATGGGCATGCGAAGCTGCATGCTGAAACTCTTGATCACCAGCTTTGTATGAGCTGTGATGTATATTCCGTTTACTGGTAACTTATTTGTCTCACTTTATTTCATGATTAtatctgttttgttttgagtttcaattcttttaaatgtttaataataaacaacttgtatgtttataacataattataagttaGCATCAATCAACTTTTGGaaaataatcatgttttaaattcttattttcagTTACAAATGTGATGACTATGTATCAAATGATTTGGAATATAACCCAATAGAAAAAATAAGGCAAAGTATTATGCAACTAAGGAGGCAACATGACATACAAACAAATGGTAATATAGAACAAAGTGAAGATAATAGCAAGGATGGCAGTGAGGGTGGTAACAGCAGTGTCTCAAACActtcttttattgaaaaaccCTTGTCCAATGGCAGCGGTGATGATTCAAGACCTGCTCAAAGTATGCCCATGATATCATTTGGTGATTTACCCACACTTGAATCCAGTGAAAATAAGCCTTCAAAAAGTATTAAGGTAAAGTTAATCATGcctattattgtttattatatttgttggtCTGAATCAAATAAGATATCAAAGCTCATAATTCCTTTCCAGTgtagcaaaaattaaaaaattcatCATCTTTGCTGGAGTtataattgcaaaattaaaatgttctttcCAGAATGCAGAGGAACCAGTACGTAGTCTAAGGCCTCGTTCTCGTAAGAGAACACATTCGGACGACAGCAGCTCCACCGAGAACAACACAACACAAGTACCTAGAAGTAAAGAAAAGAAATCATCACCATGTAACGGCAAAACTCTACgggaaaagaaaattgtaggATTAAAGAATTTAGGCAATACATGTTTCATGAATGCAGTACTACAAAGTCTTAATAATATACAGGAGTTTAGTTGCTATTTTAGTCAGCTGCCATCTTTAGAAATTAAGACAAACGGACGGAAGGTGTATCATTCAAGAAGTTATACACGGCAGGAAATGCATGATGTTGTTATGGCTGAGGAACTGAGAAAGGTGTGTAAACTATGATTTTATAATGGTTATGtttaacatagttttttttttttgagattataCAGTACCAACCATTTATTTTGCTTATGTATTAATTACATGTTATAAGTTTTGGTGTATTATATTAGAGGTATTTTCACTAAAGACAGTTTTTgctgatatattattattattaaattaatgattcatCACTCAATTGCATTGAGGATAATTACTTTGATTGTTCTAGTATTACATAAGCATGTTTATATCCACACTTTgcaataatttgttttcattcatttgcTATCTCAAacgcatataaataaaattcaaattcggTAATGGGAACTTTTCCACTTGTAATGGACTActgaatgtaatttaaatacaccTAAATACCAATACCAAATCTATCTCTAAACATACTTATCAAATAATGTGAATATGATAATAATCTGAAAATGTATGTTTAGTTAAAATTGAGTCACATCatacatgtttttgttgctgATTTTACAATATCGCCTAAATGTATGTAACTTTGTGTTCTTTCAAGacaccaaaaataaatgtcaatgaTGGGTACGTGTGGTGAGCTGGTCTAAACTCCAAATTTACTCTAGCTAGACTTTTTTCTCAAGCTCTGTCTGTTTCagtcatgattttttttacatccaAATTATgtacttgtattatttttcaggTGTTAATAAACCTGAACAGCGGGTGCGGTTCCAAGGGAGCTATATCTCCGGAATGCTTATTCCTTGTCATTTGGAAGGTGGTGCCTCGGTTCAGAGGGTACCAACAGCAGGATGCACATGAATTCTTGCGTTATATGTTAGACAGGTATGCTACTCAATGAAACTGATTTAAAAGGTTTGAAAGGAAGGCCCTGGATTGTGGCTTTTAAtagtatttaagttataaattatgtaattggTATTCTATTCAATGTTAGTTACTTAACATTAGATTCTGTAGCTTCTGGCTATGGTTCTGGGCTTATACAATTTGACAAGTCTTTAAAAACACCTAGGTGGGATAATTTGATCCGAAATTTACTCGCTTTTGTCGAAGTCGTTATCTTCGGATATCGAGAAATGGCTTAGAGTGAAGTAGAATATAAAGTTGTGTATGTTTGCAGACTGCACACGGAGTTGCAGCAGCTGCTGCCGGGCGAGCGCGCCGCCTCCGCCTCCATCGTCACGGCCGTGTTCGGCGGCACGCTGCAGAGCGAGGTACACGACACGATACGcgacagatattaaaaaaaaaaaatgagtgttGACGTGAGGTTTTATTCGAGGCAATAGCGAATATCGAGTATAAAACCGCAGATTgtaaaagaataacaaatttttctttttagggttccgtacgtctgaacacaaaaacggaacccttacaggatcactcgtgtgtctgtccgtccgtcgcttacagtcaattatctccgaatctatgagaccgattaagttgaaatttggtacacatatcaattcctgtgacgtgagcagatgaaatctgtatatggggggtcatttttggggggccaggggaaaactaaaaaaaaaaatctgaatactgcatcgtgtggcatatcaaatgaaaggtcttgttgagaagatcttaaatgtatttttttgtaatcttaaaataaatagtttccaagttattcaagaaaatagacgaaaattgaccattcccccccccccttatctccgaaactactgaacctaaaattttggaaaaaatacagaaattagttttcttcttatagattataggaaaacctataagaagtccatgatattaaaataacatggtaaatcactcaatattgtgcgtaccaacttacatttgcaggtggaatgtgtgggagaacatattttttaactccaaaaacatgataggtaacatcgtacggaaccctcttcacgcgagttcaactcgcacttgtccccttttttatttacattgaaacatgtatttttgatttttaattgtacatTTGTCTTCATTC
This portion of the Trichoplusia ni isolate ovarian cell line Hi5 chromosome 19, tn1, whole genome shotgun sequence genome encodes:
- the LOC113503336 gene encoding ubiquitin carboxyl-terminal hydrolase 3-like isoform X1 is translated as MECTHLLDNVKVDDFNVEDTTITKNFNCSECAVEDQNWLCLQCGVVNCGRYINGHAKLHAETLDHQLCMSCDVYSVYCYKCDDYVSNDLEYNPIEKIRQSIMQLRRQHDIQTNGNIEQSEDNSKDGSEGGNSSVSNTSFIEKPLSNGSGDDSRPAQSMPMISFGDLPTLESSENKPSKSIKNAEEPVRSLRPRSRKRTHSDDSSSTENNTTQVPRSKEKKSSPCNGKTLREKKIVGLKNLGNTCFMNAVLQSLNNIQEFSCYFSQLPSLEIKTNGRKVYHSRSYTRQEMHDVVMAEELRKVLINLNSGCGSKGAISPECLFLVIWKVVPRFRGYQQQDAHEFLRYMLDRLHTELQQLLPGERAASASIVTAVFGGTLQSEVRCLACGTDSKKFDPFLDLSLELPETGRHDAPVSLTDCLASFVQVEELADTERYFCSSCKCKQKSTKQFWIRRLPNVLCLHLKRFRWHNYFRTKVDTSISFPLRSLDMSGFVLSNVPDTRRSGLGNNLYDLAAVIVHHGSGAGSGHYTAFAINEEQWFHFNDQTVRAAEAAAVAGCKPYILFYIRRELNLPRAQPT
- the LOC113503336 gene encoding ubiquitin carboxyl-terminal hydrolase 3-like isoform X2, with amino-acid sequence MSCDVYSVYCYKCDDYVSNDLEYNPIEKIRQSIMQLRRQHDIQTNGNIEQSEDNSKDGSEGGNSSVSNTSFIEKPLSNGSGDDSRPAQSMPMISFGDLPTLESSENKPSKSIKNAEEPVRSLRPRSRKRTHSDDSSSTENNTTQVPRSKEKKSSPCNGKTLREKKIVGLKNLGNTCFMNAVLQSLNNIQEFSCYFSQLPSLEIKTNGRKVYHSRSYTRQEMHDVVMAEELRKVLINLNSGCGSKGAISPECLFLVIWKVVPRFRGYQQQDAHEFLRYMLDRLHTELQQLLPGERAASASIVTAVFGGTLQSEVRCLACGTDSKKFDPFLDLSLELPETGRHDAPVSLTDCLASFVQVEELADTERYFCSSCKCKQKSTKQFWIRRLPNVLCLHLKRFRWHNYFRTKVDTSISFPLRSLDMSGFVLSNVPDTRRSGLGNNLYDLAAVIVHHGSGAGSGHYTAFAINEEQWFHFNDQTVRAAEAAAVAGCKPYILFYIRRELNLPRAQPT